One window of Solwaraspora sp. WMMA2056 genomic DNA carries:
- a CDS encoding LysR family transcriptional regulator translates to MLPDLDLRLVRYFIVVAEQLNFARAAEQLRVAQPSLSRQIQRLEDALGVRLLERTSQGSRLTAAGSAFLPRAEQLLHGAEQAVLAARAAAPERTITIGYVDDLIVTPAVRDLRHRFPDAHVRTRHLDSRDADALLRRQADALVIRTPLPVPADDLDVAVLYDEPRVLVVPAAHRLAGKESVTVADIAAEPLVGCTGMGADWTGFWRLEPRPDGSPAQLGPTLADTYDDKLEAIADGSAIAVVPANDRRFSLRPDLVTVAIHEVEPCQVAVVTRAGDANPLVAEFVRSAERLLVG, encoded by the coding sequence ATGCTTCCGGATCTGGACCTGCGGCTGGTCCGGTACTTCATCGTGGTCGCCGAGCAGCTGAACTTCGCGCGCGCCGCCGAGCAGCTCCGGGTCGCCCAGCCGTCGCTGAGCCGACAGATCCAGCGGCTGGAGGACGCTCTCGGCGTACGCCTGCTGGAACGCACCAGCCAGGGCAGCCGGCTCACCGCCGCCGGTTCGGCGTTCCTGCCCCGTGCCGAGCAGCTACTGCACGGTGCCGAACAGGCGGTACTCGCCGCGCGGGCGGCGGCGCCGGAGCGCACCATCACCATCGGGTACGTCGACGATCTGATCGTCACCCCCGCTGTACGCGACCTGCGCCACCGGTTTCCCGACGCCCACGTCCGCACCCGCCACCTCGACAGCCGGGACGCCGACGCACTGCTGCGCCGGCAGGCCGACGCCCTGGTGATCCGTACGCCGCTGCCGGTTCCGGCCGACGACCTCGACGTGGCTGTCCTATACGACGAACCCCGGGTCCTGGTCGTGCCCGCCGCGCACCGGCTGGCCGGCAAGGAGTCGGTGACCGTCGCGGACATCGCTGCGGAACCGCTGGTCGGCTGCACCGGCATGGGTGCCGACTGGACCGGCTTCTGGCGGCTCGAACCCCGCCCGGACGGCAGTCCCGCCCAGCTCGGCCCCACGCTGGCCGACACCTACGACGACAAACTCGAAGCCATCGCCGACGGCAGTGCCATCGCCGTCGTCCCGGCCAATGACCGGCGGTTCAGCCTGCGTCCCGACCTGGTCACCGTTGCCATCCACGAGGTCGAGCCCTGCCAGGTCGCCGTGGTCACCCGCGCCGGGGACGCCAACCCGTTGGTCGCGGAGTTCGTCCGCTCTGCTGAGCGGCTCCTCGTTGGCTGA
- a CDS encoding DivIVA domain-containing protein, with protein sequence MFPRRTRQQSRPHTRNAGARHYRAAARPPISPGLVRDRQFLDRTRRGLDPTEVRAFLHLVADELAAVRAELAMTRDENVRIKQALRDWQSRQFQARMPV encoded by the coding sequence CTGTTCCCCCGGCGTACCCGGCAGCAGTCCCGGCCGCACACCCGCAACGCCGGTGCCCGCCACTACCGCGCTGCGGCCCGGCCGCCGATCAGCCCCGGGCTGGTCCGCGACCGTCAGTTCCTGGACCGCACCCGGCGCGGTCTCGACCCGACCGAGGTCCGCGCCTTCCTGCACCTGGTCGCCGACGAGCTGGCCGCAGTGCGGGCCGAGCTGGCGATGACCCGCGACGAGAACGTACGGATCAAGCAGGCGCTGCGGGACTGGCAGTCGAGGCAGTTCCAGGCCCGAATGCCGGTGTAG